The Brassica napus cultivar Da-Ae chromosome C7, Da-Ae, whole genome shotgun sequence genome has a segment encoding these proteins:
- the LOC106350626 gene encoding cytochrome P450 71A27-like isoform X2: MKSICVMNLLTNKTIRSFEDIRAEEINVLMGKLEKASSSYSPVNLSKLFINLSNDFITRVVLGKKYSTEGGEYISQNVVRKFMELVGTFPLGDFIPKLAWVEKIPGLDKKVEEVYKEDMLFGAATTTFALLEWTMTELMRHPECMKKLKDEIHFVSTHNLYVTEQEAEKMSYLNLVIKEALRLHPGVPIAPRQLSEDVKVHGYDIAAGTQVLINIWAIQRDVSAWGQDAEEEKAMSWKWICSSLGGSHIGQPSVTVRLES; the protein is encoded by the exons ATGAAG AGTATTTGCGTCATGAATCTCCTTACCAACAAAACCATTCGATCCTTCGAGGATATAAGAGCAGAGGAGATCAACGTCTTAATGGGGAAGCTTGAGAAAGCGAGTTCTTCTTATTCACCAGTAAACCTAAGCAAGCTCTTCATTAATTTGTCAAACGATTTTATAACCAGAGTCGTCTTGGGGAAAAAATATAGCACTGAGGGAGGTGAATATATTTCCCAGAACGTTGTGAGAAAATTCATGGAGCTCGTGGGTACTTTCCCTCTTGGAGATTTCATTCCCAAGCTGGCGTGGGTAGAAAAAATACCAGGTTTGGATAAGAAAGTGGAGGAAGTATACAAAGAG gaTATGTTGTTTGGGGCAGCGACAACAACTTTCGCATTATTAGAGTGGACAATGACAGAGCTTATGAGACATCCAGAGTGTATGAAGAAACTCAAAGATGAAATTCATTTTGTTTCAACCCATAACTTATATGTAACGGAGCAAGAAGCTGAGAAGATGAGTTACTTAAATCTTGTAATCAAGGAGGCGCTTCGACTACATCCCGGGGTTCCAATAGCTCCCCGACAATTGAGTGAAGATGTTAAAGTACATGGATACGACATAGCTGCAGGAACACAA GTGTTAATCAATATATGGGCAATCCAAAGAGACGTTTCAGCTTGGGGACAAGATGCAGAAGA GGAGAAGGCAATGTCCTGGAAGTGGATATGTAGTAGCCTTGGTGGAAGTCACATTGGCCAACCTAGTGTAACGGTTCGACTGGAAAGTTGA
- the LOC106348491 gene encoding zinc finger-containing ubiquitin peptidase 1, whose translation MSACPVCNLRLPLSQIESHVNAHFEDEIDPQIANDHYLALQLASSSSSDPPPTLKEAPFLDPFNKIVPFPQNDDVVRSQTKRPFYRVGNGGLISLLTTCLVESKTKPLECSTSLLSGYVDHFQSTKEDKGWGCGWRNIQMQCSHLLSRRDQEVKRVLFGGSEFVPDIPSLQRWLEIAWRSGFDVSGGLHFDKRIYGCKKWIGTTECAALLRSFGLRARVVDFAPEKSRSMYLSVPGSAVAPKRRAYGPMDRYVVKKGASGVEKGVDSRGSTSSRIGKGAVLMDWVWNYFSDNRLDVSSGVHMTNKGPLYFQHEGHSRTIVGIQRRLQGTTFTPQYNLLILDPADFTRDIEKALVDKKGWEGYLKRGAHTLTCPEYQMLYVDNGIAVGEELEQLKTIDSHFVQF comes from the exons atgtcAGCATGTCCAGTCTGTAACCTAAGGCTTCCTCTTTCCCAAATTGAAAG CCATGTGAATGCCCACTTCGAAGACGAAATCGATCCACAAATCGCAAATGACCACTACTTGGCTCTGCAactcgcttcttcttcttcttctgatcctCCTCCAACCCTAAAGGAAGCTCCTTTCCTCGACCCATTTAACAAAATCGTTCCTTTCCCGCAAAACGACGACGTTGTGCGTTCACAGACCAAGAGGCCATTCTACAGAGTAGGAAACGGCGGTTTGATTTCCTTGCTGACGACTTGTTTGGTGGAGTCAAAGACCAAACCTTTGGAGTGCAGCACAAGTTTACTATCAGGCTACGTTGATCATTTTCAATCCACGAAGGAGGATAAAGGATGGGGATGCGGGTGGAGGAACATCCAAATGCAATGCTCTCACTTGCTTTCTCGTAGAGACCAAGAAGTTAAAAGAGTTCTCTTTGGTGGCTCTGAGTTCGTTCCCGACATCCCTTCGCTTCAGCGGTGGTTGGAGATAGCTTGGAGGAGTGGGTTTGACGTCTCTGGGGGTCTGCATTTCGACAAGCGTATATACGGTTGTAAGAAATGGATTGGGACTACTGAGTGTGCTGCGCTGTTGCGTTCTTTTGGGTTGAGAGCTAGAGTTGTTGATTTTGCGCCTGAGAAGTCTCGGTCCATGTATTTGTCGGTTCCTGGCTCTGCTGTTGCGCCTAAGAGGAGGGCGTATGGTCCTATGGATAGATACGTGGTTAAAAAGGGTGCAAGTGGGGTGGAGAAAGGGGTTGACTCTCGTGGTTCTACCTCTTCTAGGATAGGGAAAGGAGCGGTTTTGATGGATTGGGTTTGGAATTACTTTTCGGACAACAGGTTGGATGTTTCCTCTGGTGTTCATATGACGAATAAAGG GCCTTTGTATTTCCAACATGAAGGGCACTCGAGAACGATCGTTGGGATTCAGAGACGGTTGCAAGGAACTACGTTTACTCCTCAGTACAATCTCCTGATTCTGGACCCAGCTGAT TTTACTAGAGATATAGAGAAAGCGCTTGTAGATAAGAAAGGCTGGGAGGGATATCTTAAAAGAGGAGCTCACACACTGACTTGTCCCGAGTATCAG ATGTTGTACGTTGATAATGGGATTGCTGTTGGCGAGGAGTTGGAGCAGCTCAAGACCATTGATAGTCACTTCGTTCAATTCTAA
- the LOC106350626 gene encoding cytochrome P450 71A14-like isoform X1: MKSICVMNLLTNKTIRSFEDIRAEEINVLMGKLEKASSSYSPVNLSKLFINLSNDFITRVVLGKKYSTEGGEYISQNVVRKFMELVGTFPLGDFIPKLAWVEKIPGLDKKVEEVYKEDMLFGAATTTFALLEWTMTELMRHPECMKKLKDEIHFVSTHNLYVTEQEAEKMSYLNLVIKEALRLHPGVPIAPRQLSEDVKVHGYDIAAGTQVLINIWAIQRDVSAWGQDAEELRPGRHLDTVVDFQGQNLKFIPFGSGRRQCPGSGYVVALVEVTLANLV; the protein is encoded by the exons ATGAAG AGTATTTGCGTCATGAATCTCCTTACCAACAAAACCATTCGATCCTTCGAGGATATAAGAGCAGAGGAGATCAACGTCTTAATGGGGAAGCTTGAGAAAGCGAGTTCTTCTTATTCACCAGTAAACCTAAGCAAGCTCTTCATTAATTTGTCAAACGATTTTATAACCAGAGTCGTCTTGGGGAAAAAATATAGCACTGAGGGAGGTGAATATATTTCCCAGAACGTTGTGAGAAAATTCATGGAGCTCGTGGGTACTTTCCCTCTTGGAGATTTCATTCCCAAGCTGGCGTGGGTAGAAAAAATACCAGGTTTGGATAAGAAAGTGGAGGAAGTATACAAAGAG gaTATGTTGTTTGGGGCAGCGACAACAACTTTCGCATTATTAGAGTGGACAATGACAGAGCTTATGAGACATCCAGAGTGTATGAAGAAACTCAAAGATGAAATTCATTTTGTTTCAACCCATAACTTATATGTAACGGAGCAAGAAGCTGAGAAGATGAGTTACTTAAATCTTGTAATCAAGGAGGCGCTTCGACTACATCCCGGGGTTCCAATAGCTCCCCGACAATTGAGTGAAGATGTTAAAGTACATGGATACGACATAGCTGCAGGAACACAA GTGTTAATCAATATATGGGCAATCCAAAGAGACGTTTCAGCTTGGGGACAAGATGCAGAAGAGTTAAGGCCAGGGAGGCATTTAGATACGGTTGTAGATTTTCAAGGACAAAATCTAAAGTTTATTCCATTTGGATCAGGGAGAAGGCAATGTCCTGGAAGTGGATATGTAGTAGCCTTGGTGGAAGTCACATTGGCCAACCTAGTGTAA
- the LOC106348489 gene encoding uncharacterized protein LOC106348489, with translation MWWGEEAAKGAKIAVWWDMKECPIPEGYDAGRIRPSLEAAFKERGYSGPVSSITAYGDQTQTPVHILQGLLSTGVSVAHTRSESTNYILYRDIVEWRGQNPPPATMMIISNQVGGDLSWDLARLQQRSQYNLFLAYSKAPCVLSVLSTSSRWLWEKLLGDNNNNRIETRSVQYKLSAMILCCCKSCNFDCQSPEKFRKHLSSYKHARQESVYPTYKEVNRVTETWGRNYAAAPEYATAKILVWWNMFDCPIPEGYDARRVRPSLEEAFKKLGYSGPVSITAYGDLNHTPEHLLRGLSSTGVSLAHTILDVTYKRMYSDLLDGQKSNPTPTNIMVISDTDTHQAFSTPLVRLVQKQKHNLFLAYSSRPCKMFVLLPSAEWLWHSLLEVSEKRKHVLQKCTSESESDRGGESSAMLYCKVCCGGQGPDYKSLDYLRTHLSSEEHAQEEYSITAFVQLKTKNRNLSLLAQYDREHRQQWRQVKKSKNIKRIRKAFRTGFLLLDNHLRRLRARKSQSCRRRGSRRRAQKSPTVW, from the exons ATGTGGTGGGGGGAGGAAGCGGCGAAGGGTGCTAAAATAGCAGTGTGGTGGGATATGAAGGAGTGTCCGATTCCGGAGGGTTACGATGCTGGTCGGATCCGACCGAGTTTAGAAGCGGCGTTCAAGGAACGAGGCTACTCTGGTCCAGTGTCATCCATCACTGCATACGGGGACCAAACACAAACCCCTGTTCACATCCTGCAAGGGCTCTTATCCACTGGAGTGTCTGTAGCACACACCAGAtccg AAAGCACGAACTACATCTTGTATCGGGATATAGTGGAATGGCGAGGTCAGAATCCTCCCCCTGCTACAATGATGATCATATCCAATCAGGTGGGAGGTGACTTGTCTTGGGATCTGGCCCGGCTACAACAACGGTCGCAATACAACCTGTTTCTAGCTTATTCGAAGGCGCCTTGCGTACTCTCAGTCCTGTCAACTTCTTCAAGGTGGTTATGGGAAAAATTACTAGgggataataataataatagaattgAGACCAGAAGCGTTCAGTATAAATTATCTGCCATGATACTTTGTTGTTGCAAATCGTGCAATTTCGATTGCCAAAGCCCTGAGAAATTCAGGAAGCATCTCTCGAGTTATAAGCATGCACGGCAA GAGTCTGTCTACCCCACGTACAAAGAAGTTAACCGTGTTACGGAGACGTGGGGAAGGAACTACGCTGCAGCGCCTGAATATGCGACAGCTAAAATACTGGTGTGGTGGAACATGTTTGACTGTCCTATCCCTGAGGGATATGATGCTCGTCGGGTCCGTCCGAGTTTAGAAGAGGCATTTAAGAAACTAGGCTACTCTGGTCCCGTCTCCATCACTGCCTATGGCGACTTAAACCACACCCCTGAGCACCTCCTCCGAGGGCTCTCTTCCACTGGAGTCAGTCTTGCACATACCATTCTCG ATGTCACGTACAAGCGCATGTATTCAGATTTGCTGGATGGGCAAAAGTCTAATCCTACTCCGACTAATATTATGGTCATATCTGATACAGATACACATCAGGCCTTCTCAACTCCCCTTGTCCGCCTAGTACAAAAGCAGAAACACAACCTTTTTCTGGCTTATTCATCTAGGCCTTGCAAAATGTTTGTCCTGCTCCCTTCTGCCGAGTGGCTCTGGCATAGCTTACTTGAAG TTTCAGAGAAAAGAAAACACGTTCTTCAGAAATGCACTAGTGAAAGTGAAAGTGATAGGGGTGGTGAATCAAGCGCAATGTTGTATTGCAAAGTGTGCTGTGGTGGCCAAGGTCCTGATTACAAAAGCCTTGACTATTTAAGGACGCATCTCTCTAGTGAAGAACATGCACAAGAA GAGTATAGTATTACTGCGTTTGTTCAGTTAAAAACGAAGAATAGGAATCTATCTCTCTTAGCCCAGTACGATCGAGAGCATCGACAGCAATGGCGACAG gtaaaaaaatctaaaaacatcAAACGTATCAGGAAAGCATTCCGGAcgggttttcttcttcttgataatCATTTACGTCGACTTAGAGCTCGAAAATCTCAATCCTGCAGACGTCGTGGCTCTCGACGTAGAGCTCAAAAATCTCCAACCGTCTGGTGA
- the LOC106348490 gene encoding protein RETICULATA-RELATED 1, chloroplastic-like — protein MSHMVFQSVVAPKPLSPLKPSLPIPRPIATLPCKLRRSCFIRASSSSLIDSVGDSVSGLERCLQLQFSGELGASSSGSASPSAQMCPEMKGGKFGSVGAVTLEKGKLDMTQKKVESTPEIATGGGGGDIGKSVNFGGGDGGDDDGDDDDYFDEFDDDDDGDEGGLFRRRMFLAELFDRKFVDAVLNEWQKTMLDLPAGLRQAYEMGLVSSAQMVKFLAINARPTTTRFISRALPQGLSRAFVGRMLADPSFLYRLLLEQAATVGCSVWWEVKTRKDRIKEEWDLALINVLTVSACNAAAVWLLAPCRSYGNTFRFDLQNTLQKLPNNVFEMSYPLREFDLQKRIHSLFYKAAELSILGVATGTLQGSLSNFLAGKKKNRVSVTVPSITTNALGYGAFLGLYANLRYQLLCGFERAMSNHFDVIGVALFFGTAVRIMNVQLGERSRQVWLGVEADPLAQSDDLLAKAYNRPSEEAAAAKPASRWFISKNAIVSGLLGLKQQDSASESTPPKARRKRIVRKKVAASSAP, from the exons ATGTCTCATATGGTGTTTCAGAGCGTCGTCGCTCCAAAACCCTTATCTCCACTCAAACCCTCTTTACCCATCCCTCGCCCTATCGCCACTCTCCCTTGTAAGCTCCGTCGCAGCTGCTTCATCAGagcttcctcctcttctcttaTCGATTCCGTCGGAGATTCAGTTTCGGGTCTCGAACGCTGCTTACAGCTGCAATTCAGCGGCGAGTTAGGCGCGTCTTCCTCTGGCTCAGCTTCCCCGAGTGCTCAGATGTGTCCGGAGATGAAAGGTGGGAAGTTTGGTTCGGTGGGAGCTGTTACCTTGGAAAAGGGAAAGCTTGATATGACCCAGAAGAAAGTCGAGTCTACCCCtgag ATTGCtactggaggaggaggtggagacATTGGAAAGAGTGTCAATTTCGGTGGTGGCGATGgaggtgatgatgatggtgatgatgatgattactTTGATGAATttgatgatgacgatgatggaGATGAAGGTGGACTCTTTAGGCGTAGGATGTTCCTCGCAGAG cttTTTGATAGGAAGTTTGTTGATGCTGTGTTGAACGAGTGGCAAAAGACAATGCTGGATTTGCCTGCTGGCCTCCGTCAAGCATATGAAATG GGTTTGGTCAGCTCAGCACAAATGGTTAAGTTCCTTGCTATTAACGCTCGTCCTACAACAACTAGATTCATCTCCCGTGCTCTTCCTCAGGGATTGTCGAGAGCCTTCGTTGGCAG GATGTTGGCGGATCCTTCATTTCTCTATAGGCTTCTCTTGGAGCAAGCTGCCACGGTTGGATGCTCGGTTTGGTGGGAAGTGAAGACTCGTAAGGATAG AATAAAAGAGGAATGGGATCTTGCGCTCATAAACGTTCTTACTGTCTCAGCATGCAATGCAGCTGCTGTTTGGTTGCTGGCTCCATGTCGGTCCTATGGGAACACGTTCCGGTTCGACCTGCAAAATACACTCCAGAAGCTACCAAACAACGTTTTTGAGATGAGCTATCCCCTTAGAGAGTTCGACCTGCAGAAGAGGATTCATTCTCTATTCTACAAGGCCGCAGAGTTATCCATTCTTGGAGTTGCAACAGGAACTCTCCAGGGTTCGTTGTCAAACTTTCTGGctggaaagaagaagaacag AGTATCTGTGACGGTCCCTTCAATCACCACAAACGCTCTTGGTTACGGCGCATTCCTTGGGTTATATGCAAACTTGAGATACCAACTACTATGTGGGTTTGAAAGAGCAATGAGCAACCACTTTGATGTCATTGGAGTAGCACTCTTCTTTGGCACTGCCGTGAG GATTATGAACGTTCAGTTAGGGGAAAGATCAAGACAAGTGTGGCTAGGTGTGGAGGCAGACCCGCTGGCTCAGTCTGATGATCTGCTGGCAAAAGCATACAACCGACCCTCGGAGGAAGCAGCAGCAGCAAAGCCAGCGTCAAGATGGTTCATCTCAAAGAATGCAATAGTCTCAGGGCTACTTGGTTTGAAGCAACAGGACTCAGCTTCAGAGTCTACACCTCCAAAGGCTAGGCGAAAGAGGATTGTACGGAAGAAGGTAGCTGCATCTTCTGCCCCTTAA
- the LOC106448919 gene encoding uncharacterized protein LOC106448919 → MLRARAFRQTNGKIVKIQVHPTHPWIVTADDTDHVSVWNWEHRQVIYELKAGGVDERRLVGAKLEKLAEGDSDYKGKTTEAIRGGSVKQVKFYDDDVRYWQLWRNRSAAAESPSAVNHLTSGFTSPAPSTKGRHFLVICCENKAIFLDLVTMRGRDVPKSELDNRSLLCMEFLTRSSGGDGPLVAFGSTDGVIRVLSMITWKLARRYTGGHKGSIYCLMNFMASSGEALLVSGGSDGLLVLWSADHGSDSRELVPKLSLKAHDGGVVAVELSRVSGSAPQLITIGADKTLAIWDTMTFKELRRIKPVPKLACHSVASWCHPRAPNLDILTCVKDSHIWSIEHPTYSALTRPLCELSSLVPPQVLATHRKLRVYCMVAHPLQPHLVATGTNVGIIVSEFDPRAIPSAAPLPALSGSRENSAVYILGRELKLLNFQISNTANPSLGNNSALSESGMSKGDSGEQLTVKQTKKQIVAPVPHDSYSVLSVSSSGKYVAVVWPDILYFSIYKVSDWTIVDSGSARLLAWDTCRDRFAILESVLPQRMPIIPKGGSSRKAKEAAAAAAQAAAAANAASSASVQVRILLDDGTSNILMRSVGGRSEPVIGLHGGALLGIGYRTSRRISPVAASAISTIQSMPLSGFGNSNVSSFSSYDDGSSQRSTESAPLNYQLYSWENFEPVGGMLTQPEWTAWDQTVEYCAFAYQKYMVISSLRPQYRYLGDVAISHATGAVWHRRQLFVATPTTIECVFVDAGVSEIDIETMKMKEEIKLKEVQARAVAEHGELALITVEGAQSAKQERILLRPPMLQVVRLASFQNAPSVPPFLSLPRQSRGDGDDMDERRASEVAVGGGGVSVAVTRFPVEQKRPVGPLVVAGVRDGVLWLIDRYMCAHAISLSHPGIRCRCLAAYGDAVSAVKWASRLGREHHDDLAQFMLGMGYATEALHLPGISKRLEFDLAMQSNDLKRALHCLLTMSNSRDIGQDGLGLDLSDILSLTAEKKEDVVEAVEGIVKFAKEFLDLIDAADATGHADIAREALKRLATAGSVKGALQGHELRGLALRLANHGELTRLSGLINNLISIGLGRESAFAAAVLGDNALMEKAWQDTGMLAEAVLHAHAHGRPTLKNLVQAWNKTLQKEVEQAPSSKTDAASAFLASLEDPKLTSLSDASKKPPIEILPPGMSSIFASISAPKKPLPALKPQEPTKPLAIEEPAKPLAIEAPPSSEQPQTESAPETAADPESAAPETAAASESAAPETAAVSESEARETAAESESAAPETAAVAETAEHVDKPVTETVSEPPVVEETPSEEKSEPSSTPNTETALDATEDNSQTIPPPPPPEPVTTAVKPTENAATGRQQVTYPPIRSQPIDFGF, encoded by the exons ATGTTACGCGCGAGAGCATTTCGGCAGACCAATGGTAAGATCGTGAAGATTCAGGTGCATCCCACGCATCCGTGGATTGTTACGGCCGATGATACGGATCACGTCTCCGTCTGGAACTGGGAGCATCGTCAG GTGATTTATGAATTGAAAGCCGGTGGAGTCGACGAGCGCCGTTTAGTTGGTGCTAAGTTAGAGAAGCTTGCTGAGGGAGACTCCG ACTATAAAGGCAAGACTACTGAAGCTATTCGAGGGGGAAG TGTCAAGCAGGTGAAGTTTTACGACGATGATGTGCGTTATTGGCAACTGTGGCGCAATCGCTCTGCAGCTGCTGAATCTCCATCTGCTGTCAATCATCTCACGTCCGGTTTCACTTCTCCTGCTCCGTCGACTAAAGGCCGGCATTTTCTGGTTATCTGTTGTGAGAATAAAGCCATTTTCTTGGACTTAGTGACAATGCGTGGCCGAGATGTGCCTAAGTCAGAGCTTGACAATAGGTCACTTCTCTG catggagttccttaccaGATCATCTGGTGGTGATGGCCCTTTAGTTGCATTTGGTTCAACTGATGGTGTCATTAGGGTTTTATCAATGATAACATGGAAG CTTGCGCGTAGATATACTGGTGGCCATAAAGGATCAATTTATTGCTTGATGAATTTCATGGCATCATCTGGCGAG GCACTCCTCGTTTCAGGTGGCAGTGATGGGTTACTTGTACTGTGGAGTGCCGATCATGGCAGTGATTCAAGGGAACTAGTACCCAAGCTCAGCTTAAAG GCACATGATGGTGGAGTAGTGGCTGTTGAGTTGTCACGGGTAAGTGGCAGTGCTCCACAATTGATTACAATCGGTGCTGACAAGACATTGGCTATATGGGACACAATGACATTTAAG GAGCTACGGAGAATTAAACCTGTCCCGAAGCTAGCTTGCCACAGTGTTGCATCTTGGTGTCACCCTCGCGCCCCAAACCTTGATATTTTGACATGCGTTAAAGATTCACACATATG GTCTATTGAGCATCCAACTTATTCGGCTTTGACAAGGCCATTATGTGAACTTTCTTCCTTGGTTCCGCCTCAAGTACTTGCAACCCACAGAAAACTTAGG gtCTATTGTATGGTTGCACATCCTCTTCAGCCACATCTCGTCGCAACTGGTACCAATGTTGGTATTATAGTTAGTGAATTTGATCCTCGTGCCATCCCGTCTGCAGCCCCTCTACCGGCACTGTCTGGAAGTCGGGAGAATTCAGCTGTATATATCCTTGGAAGAGAATTAAAGCTCTTAAACTTTCAAATATCCAACACAGCCAACCCATCCCTTGGAAATAATAGTGCCTTATCCGAATCAGGAATGTCTAAGGGAGACTCAGGTGAACAGTTGACTGTAAAGCAGACTAAAAAGCAGATTGTGGCACCTGTTCCACATGATTCATACTCGGTTCTTTCTGTAAGCAGTTCAGGAAA GTATGTGGCAGTTGTATGGCCTGATATCTTGTACTTCTCTATCTACAAGGTTAGTGACTGGACCATTGTAGATTCTGGAAGTGCAAGACTTTTGGCTTGGGATACATGTCGAGATAGATTTGCGATACTAGAATCTGTATTACCTCAAAGGATGCCTATAATCCCAAAGGGTGGTTCATCAAGGAAGGCGAAAGAAGCCGCTGCAGCCGCAGCTCAAGCCGCCGCTGCTGCTAATGCAGCTTCATCAGCTAGTGTTCAAGTTCGTATTCTCTTGGATGATGGAACCTCAAACATTCTCATGAGATCTGTAGGAGGTCGCTCTGAACCG GTCATTGGACTGCATGGTGGTGCTCTACTTGGAATAGGCTATCGTACATCCCGAAGGATTAGTCCTGTTGCTGCTTCAGCTATTTCAACCATTCAGTCGATGCCACTCTCAGGATTTGGAAACAGTAATGTTTCTTCGTTTTCCAGCTATGATGATGGTTCTTCGCAGAGATCTACCGAGTCCGCACCCCTAAACTACCAGCTCTACAG TTGGGAAAATTTTGAGCCAGTAGGTGGTATGCTAACTCAGCCAGAGTGGACGGCGTGGGACCAAACAGTTGAGTATTGTGCTTTTGCTTATCAAAAATACATGGTCATATCGTCGTTGCGCCCTCAGTATAGATATCTTGGTGATGTTGCCATTTCACATGCTACTGGAGCTGTTTGGCACCGCAGACAGCTGTTTGTGGCTACACCAACCACAATTGA ATGTGTTTTTGTGGATGCGGGAGTTTCTGAAATTGATATAGAGACTATGAAGATGAAGGAAGAAATTAAACTTAAGGAGGTACAGGCTAGAGCAGTTGCAGAGCATGGTGAGTTAGCCTTAATCACAGTAGAGGGTGCCCAGAGTGCCAAGCAAGAAAGGATATTATTGAGGCCCCCGATGTTGCAG gtGGTACGTTTAGCTTCTTTCCAAAACGCTCCATCTGTTCCACCATTTTTATCATTGCCGAGACAATCTAGAGGTGATGGTGATGACATGGATGAAAGAAGGGCCAGCGAGGTAGCTGTAGGTGGTGGTGGAGTCTCAGTTGCTGTTACTCGTTTCCCAGTGGAGCAGAAACGACCAGTGGGGCCTCTTGTTGTTGCTGGTGTACGGGATGGAGTTCTTTGGCTCATCGACAG gTACATGTGTGCCCATGCCATATCATTGAGCCATCCTGGTATCCGTTGTCGCTGTCTTGCTGCATACGGGGATGCTGTTAGTGCAGTTAAATG GGCAAGTAGACTTGGGAGAGAACATCATGACGATCTTGCACAGTTTATGTTAGGGATGGGATATGCAACAGAAGCTCTTCATTTGCCTGGAATATCTAAGAG GCTGGAGTTTGACTTAGCAATGCAGAGCAATGATCTGAAGAGGGCTCTTCATTGTCTTCTCACAATGAGTAATAGCAGGGACATTGGACAGGACGGTTTAGGGCTGGATTTGAGTGACATTCTCTCTTTGACAGCTGAGAAGAAAGAAGACGTTGTTGAAGCTGTGGAGGGAATAGTGAAATTCGCGAAGGAGTTTCTCGACCTTATAGATGCTGCAGATGCCACTGGGCACGCTGACATAGCTCGCGAAGCCCTAAAAAGACTAGCCACTGCAGGTTCGGTCAAAGGCGCTTTACAGGGTCACGAGTTGCGAGGCCTTGCATTACGCCTAGCAAACCATGGAGAATTGACACGCTTAAGT GGTCTGATAAACAATCTGATCTCCATAGGCCTCGGGCGAGAATCAGCATTTGCTGCTGCAGTTCTGGGTGACAATGCGCTTATGGAGAAGGCATGGCAAGACACGGGAATGCTCGCAGAAGCTGTGCTTCATGCCCAT GCACATGGTCGTCCAACTCTAAAGAACTTGGTCCAGGCTTGGAATAAAACACTACAGAAGGAAGTTGAGCAAGCTCCATCTTCTAAGACAGATGCTGCAAGTGCGTTTTTGGCCTCGCTTGAGGATCCAAAGCTCACGAGTTTATCTGATGCATCCAAAAAGCCTCCAATCGAGATTCTCCCTCCCGGAATGTCTTCAATCTTTGCTTCCATCTCTGCTCCCAAAAAACCTCTACCCGCACTGAAGCCGCAAGAACCAACTAAGCCATTGGCTATTGAAGAACCAGCTAAGCCGTTGGCTATTGAAGCTCCTCCATCTTCTGAGCAACCACAGACCGAGTCAGCGCCTGAAACTGCAGCTGATCCTGAGTCAGCTGCACCGGAAACTGCAGCTGCTTCTGAGTCAGCAGCACCAGAAACTGCAGCTGTTTCCGAGTCAGAAGCACGAGAAACTGCAGCTGAGTCTGAATCAGCAGCACCGGAAACTGCAGCTGTTGCTGAGACAGCAGAACATGTGGATAAACCAGTGACAGAGACAGTATCTGAGCCTCCTGTAGTCGAGGAAACACCTTCGGAAGAAAAAAGTGAACCGTCTTCAACTCCAAACACAGAAACAGCTCTAGACGCCACAGAGGATAATAGCCAAACAATTCCACCGCCACCGCCGCCTGAACCCGTTACAACAGCAGTGAAACCAACAGAGAATGCAGCAACCGGAAGGCAGCAAGTAACCTATCCTCCAATAAGAAGCCAACCAATTGACTTTGGTTTCTAG